One Echeneis naucrates chromosome 1, fEcheNa1.1, whole genome shotgun sequence DNA segment encodes these proteins:
- the LOC115040780 gene encoding zinc finger protein 638-like isoform X2 produces MYHHQQQQGPQPFSNGPRPHHQPHPNQHQNCTPSDLLSRVIGFQFPRPTQLPDELESALAIRSVRDMDHRLIDHKNPLNQHQNQASGTSISQHETYGAKQVTLTSDSQPGHQQGIDWSSYQPPAKLFASPPPSTSHQSQRHQGPQQPENSHTGPSIPSWTAPISDSISPQVQYPHSGGSGGGVDVPGLYTPESAGSILASFGLSNEDLEVLSHYPDDQLTPDTLPFILRDIQINKSGNQKTGTSSTNSFSCSIHDMPLQPSHSSTLAHFCSAEVPSLLTITQTAGKVIDYGHASRAKDEDSAREFFKREPLSNERTVTIYPSTSKMEKAERHQVHMEHTEASKHGDCDYRRTNSDHGKSSQSPGRELTPSKSRNLDQDYRHKGLKPRSSSETRSNDCSKRFVSSSYGTKTLRSSKKLPTPTMISDFSAVSPKVYPHTCSLCHTQCDQEKDWVDHINTVNHTAACRDLRNKYPHWKPLPSWRGHGSQALWDPKDHSPSHSISRSLSGSPTPGSPHSKHGVGVYTHRSNRKLYSLRHHLRYPHHTERGHRSAHHHGSSRSPSKSHRIYASSREHRPDRREGEPSGGTSRSGGKRLHNDTNCHPTSKHGLSQFSTKTGVKNGTKMPKTSAKAPLSKKKKKMVTQACQDSSVADRLVYLSGIPSNASEQEVANLVGSFGRINNVILMPCSEEESKTGDGQKASICMVKAEDAQALANTTSLSIRDKQITASIAKKPKGGQPADTSNSKPASRKEKTTAAKDSGGKATQKMSNEKGMLLITGLPENSWSEGDIIRLMQPFGTPTDIILATQIGKVLVSVPDIDIAEEIVKVHTFIPAKINDSELKIIQVKQRIGISTPVALYNLLMGSVDPLESMVPVSWNTLLVIGNVPNTPSGSSEVQKLVRRFGTVIKTLVLNNMVICEMATAAMALSVYKRFQTFPCIIHNNPLFFSRKPDPKADKLTKVITAYLSSSEDTPKNGMSSQTVAAAEEGEVTPKKRSAPDGMENAIGTEKKMKHTVEMVSEHKALGENRSKDKIKKKGQPGAAPNTRPKAAMDTDARETSTVQTVVQTTVEDTGVNGSKTGKDKARSGEKTKQSSTDAASTFMPELPKVTQQMVNALLEECRTRTTSHINSSNTASSSCGVKWGSQGESLISYKAAEDMKELTKSHTEEMKKQEREVRKEKEAKARGRKDRERRTWDKEERARRENEKWEEQRREWDRKERKRANGDGLSGSKSSCRSEGYKQSWRCGQSNNNKAVEEGLELPFNMTDFVTVDEVGDVTNLPCSPSPGVVMETTEGKKDAVTSDPQVTCRATPMEVAMATTTSDAAVTREKLEVLECETVSAVLILNAAAACVPTSQTDSPPSQTHKPSYRQEAAEKPPEYIDESTSEIEQLSLPAWVGSPPEDAPVESLSNSPATGQLTAEGLRDKTKESNLNQNQVKVWTKPSKTEEEEEMQDREIKQPEVSVADKGKQERLSEPKTELSAKKLQNKTPMSTDYGLLPFDPSKPIGMEFLVPKTGFFCKVCNRFFSGTKEVEINHCKTVKHYKNLQKYLQTTTAVNDTAKPY; encoded by the exons ATgtaccaccaccaacaacaacaggggCCACAGCCCTTTTCTAATGGGCCTAGGCCTCATCATCAGCCACATCCAAATCAACATCAGAATTGCACACCTTCTGACTTGCTGTCACGTGTAATTGGTTTCCAATTTCCTCGACCCACTCAACTCCCTGATGAGCTAGAGTCTGCCCTGGCTATCAGGAGTGTGAGGGACATGGATCACCGTCTCATTGACCACAAGAACCCACTAaaccaacaccagaaccaaGCCTCAGGTACTAGCATCAGTCAGCATGAAACCTATGGCGCTAAGCAAGTGACATTGACCTCTGATAGTCAGCCAGGCCATCAGCAAGGAATAGACTGGTCAAGCTATCAGCCTCCAGCTAAACTGTTTGCCAGTCCTCCACCAAGTACAAGCCACCAGTCACAACGACATCAAGGTCCTCAACAGCCAGAGAACAGCCACACAGGACCAAGCATTCCAAGCTGGACTGCTCCCATTAGTGACTCGATATCGCCTCAAGTCCAGTACCCGCATAGTGGtggaagtggtggtggtgtggaTGTTCCAGGTTTGTACACACCAGAGAGTGCAGGCAGTATTTTGGCCAGTTTTGGACTTTCAAATGAGGACTTAGAAGTGTTGAGTCACTACCCTGATGATCAGCTAACCCCAGATACTCTGCCATTCATACTGCGTGACATTCAGATCAACAAGTCAGGCAATCAGAAAACTGGGACTTCTTCCACCAACTCATTCTCATGCAGCATCCACGATATGCCACTACAACCTTCCCATTCGTCGACACTTGCACATTTTTGCTCTGCAGAAGTGCCTAGTCTTCTAACCATTACACAGACAGCAGGTAAAGTCATTGACTATGGCCATGCCAGCCGTGCAAAGGACGAAGATAGTGCAAGAGAATTTTTCAAAAGAGAGCCTCTCTCCAATGAAAGGACAGTCACAATTTACCCATCAAcatcaaaaatggaaaaagctgaAAGGCACCAGGTTCATATGGAACATACTGAAGCAAGCAAGCATGGGGACTGTGACTATCGCAGAACAAATAGTGACCATGGCAAGAGCAGTCAGTCACCTGGGAGAGAATTAACACCATCTAAATCTCGTAATCTGGATCAAGACTATAGACACAAGGGACTCAAACCAAGATCCTCATCTGAGACCAGGAGCAATGATTGCTCAAAACGGTTTGTCTCCTCTTCATATGGCACAAAAACCCTCCGGAGCAGCAAGAAGTTGCCTACCCCTACCATGATAAGTGATttctcagctgtgtctccaAAGGTCTATCCCCATACCTGTTCCCTGTGCCACACACAGTGTGATCAGGAAAAG GACTGGGTTGACCACATTAACACTGTCAACCACACTGCTGCCTGCAGAGACCTGCGCAACAA GTACCCACACTGGAAACCTCTTCCAAG TTGGAGAGGACATGGAAGCCAGGCTTTGTGGGATCCCAAGGATCACTCTCCATCCCATTCCATTTCCCGATCCCTCTCTGGCTCTCCTACTCCAGGCTCTCCTCACAGCAAGCATGGGGTGGGTGTCTATACCCACaggtcaaacaggaagttgtaCTCTCTTCGCCATCACCTTCGCTACCCCCACCACACAG AACGTGGCCATCGGTCAGCGCATCACCATGGTTCCTCACGGAGTCCTTCTAAGTCACATCGTATTTATGCTTCCTCCAGAGAGCATCGACCTGACAGGAGGGAAGGGGAACCATCAG GGGGTACCTCTCGAAGTGGTGGTAAGCGTCTACACAATGACACCAACTGTCATCCAACCTCAAAACATGGACTGTCCCAGTTCAGCACCAAGACTGGGGTAAAGAATGGAACAAAGATGCCTAAGACG TCTGCAAAGGCTCCACtgtccaagaagaagaagaagatggtgACTCAGGCTTGTCAAGACTCTTCTGTTGCTGATCGTCTGGTTTACCTGTCAGGCATCCCAAGTAATGCTTCTGAGCAGGAAGTTGCCAACTTGGTTGGGTCCTTTGGACGGATCAACAATGTCATCCTCATGCCATGCTCTGAGGAAGAGAGCAAGACGGGCGATGGACAGAAG GCATCCATATGCATGGTCAAGGCAGAAGATGCCCAGGCATTGGCTAACACCACAAGTTTGTCCATCAGAGATAAGCAAATCACAGCTTCAATAGCCAAG aaaCCTAAAGGAGGACAGCCTGCTGATACCAGCAACAG CAAACCTGCTTcaagaaaagagaagacaaCTGCTGCAAAGGACTCAG GAGGCAAGGCCACCCAGAAGATGTCCAATGAG AAAGGCATGTTGCTGATAACAGGTCTCCCTGAGAATAGCTGGTCAGAGGGTGACATTATCAGGCTGATGCAACCCTTTGGCACACCCACTGACATCATCCTGGCAACACAAATTGGGAAG GTGTTGGTGTCAGTGCCAGACATAGATATTGCTGAAGAGATAGTGAAAGTTCACACCTTTATTCCTGCCAAGATTAATGACTCTGAGCTGAAGATAATTCAAGTTAAACAGCGTATTGGGATCAGTACACCG GTGGCTCTGTACAATCTGCTGATGGGCTCAGTGGACCCCTTA GAGAGTATGGTACCAGTCAGCTGGAACACCCTCTTGGTGATCGGTAATGTTCCCAACACGCCATCTGGCTCCTCTGAGGTCCAGAAACTGGTGCGACGCTTTGGTACTGTCATCAAGACCCTAGTGCTCAACAACATG GTCATCTGTGAGATGGCAACTGCAGCCATGGCCTTGTCTGTTTACAAACGCTTCCAGACGTTTCCATGCATCATCCATAACAACCCTCTGTTCTTCTCCCGCAAACCTGACCCCAAGGCCGACAAGCTGACAAAAGTCATCACTGCATACCTGAGTTCATCTGAG GATACACCTAAAAATGGCATGAGCAGCCAAACAGTAGCAGCTGCAGAAGAAGGGGAGGTGACCCCTAAAAAGAGGTCTGCTCCAGACGGTATGGAAAACGCTATTGGgacagagaagaagatgaagcacacagtggaaatggtTAGTGAACACAAAGCTTTGGGAGAAAACAGGAgcaaagacaagataaaaaaaaaagggcaaccTGGTGCTGCACCTAACACCAGACCCAAGGCAGCAATGGATACAGATGCAAGGGAAACATCAACTGTTCAAACTGTTGTGCAGACAACAGTGGAGGACACAGGAGTTAATGGGTCCAAAACAGGAAAAGACAAGGCTCGATCTGGTGAAAAGACAAAGCAGTCAAGCACTGATGCAGCTTCAACTTTCATGCCTGAGCTGCCAAAG GTTACTCAACAAATGGTCAATGCATTGCTTGAAGAGTGCCGGACACGAACTACCAGCCAtatcaacagcagcaacacagcaaGTTCCTCCTGTGGAGTAAAGTGGGGGTCACAAGGGGAATCATTGATCAGTTACAAGGCAGCAGAGGATATGAAAGAGCTGACAAAGAGCCACACggaggagatgaagaagcaGGAGAGGGaagtgagaaaagagaaggaagcaaaggcaagagggaggaaggacagggagaggaggacCTGGGATAAGGAGGAGAGGGCaaggagagagaatgagaaatggGAGGAGCAAAGAAGGGAGtgggacagaaaggagagaaagagagcaaatgGGGATGGTTTGTCAGGATCAAAGTCATCCTGCAGGTCAGAGGGATATAAGCAGAGCTGGAGGTGTGGACAGAGTAACAACAATAAAGCG GTGGAAGAAGGGTTGGAGCTCCCATTTAACATGACTGACTTTGTGACAGTAGATGAAGTAGGAGATGTTACCAACCTTCCATGTTCTCCTTCACCTGGTGTTGTCATGGAGACCACAGAAGGCAAAAAGGATGCTGTGACTTCTGACCCACAGGTCACTTGCAGG GCCACACCCATGGAGGTTGCTAtggcaacaacaacatcagATGCAGCTGTGACCCGAGAGAAATTGGAAGTATTAGAGTGTGAAACTGTGAGTGCAGTACTGATCCTCAACGCTGCAGCAGCCTGTGTCCCGACTTCACAGACTGACTCTCCTCCCAGCCAAACACACAAGCCATCATATCGACAAGAAGCGGCGG aaaaaccaCCAGAATACATTGATGAGTCCACCTCAGAAATTGAACAACTTTCCCTGCCTGCTTGGGTAGGCAGCCCACCTGAAGATGCCCCAGTAGAGTCCTTATCAAACAGCCCAGCCACAGGGCAATTGACTGCAGAGGGTCTGAGAGATAAGACAAAGGAGAGCAATCTCAATCAAAACCAGGTCAAGGTATGGACCAAACCAAgcaaaacagaggaggaggaggagatgcaaGATCGGGAGATCAAGCAACCAGAGGTCTCTGTTGCAGATAAAG GAAAGCAAGAGAGATTGTCTGAACCCAAAACAGAGCTGAGCGCAAAGAAACTACAGAATAAAACTCCCATGAGCACAGACTATGGCCTCCTTCCTTTTGACCCCAGCAAGCCAATTG GTATGGAGTTCTTAGTCCCAAAAACCGGTTTCTTCTGTAAGGTGTGTAATCGATTCTTTAGCGGAACCAAAGAGGTAGAGATCAACCACTGCAAAACGGTGAAACACTACAAGAACCTACAG aaataccTGCAGACCACCACAGCAGTGAATGACACTGCCAAACCCTATTGA